The Daphnia carinata strain CSIRO-1 chromosome 9, CSIRO_AGI_Dcar_HiC_V3, whole genome shotgun sequence nucleotide sequence CGGCAACAGCCAAGTTGCAaaaccaaaaaccaaaaacaccAAAACCAAAATCATAAGAAATTGCCATTCAAATTAGGAAATGAAGGTTGGTTATGAACTTGAGGTTGTGTagttattcttttttgctttccagAGCACATAGATTCTGTCTTCAATACCTCGATGATCCTTCTTCAAACTAGTCATAGATTAGATTCAAACCTATGACTccatttttaataaaaaattgctCCCAATGCCGTTTTTATTGCTGTTTTATGTACACCATAGATCGAAATTTTTGGATGGACTTTCCTGTACAATATTGCAgtacagaaaacaaaacggaaaatCGTATTCGTGGCCCATAGTATCGCTTGcactatttcaaaacaatttctctttcattaaGTCAAACGTCAGAAAACGCTTTAAAATGCATTTTGCTTCAACTCCTCAAATCAATCGGAATAAAcctattattatttgaaaattccCGGAACCCACATGGCGTCTGTTAGACGCACGGTTGAAAGGTCGCCGTCGGTAGTGGTGACGTAACATTAAATGTGACGTCTCTACTTTTGAGACGTTTTGACTTAAATGTAAGTAAGCCCTCGTCAACAAGGCGCCAACAGAAGGTATGAGGGTAGAAGGAAAAACCATTTGGGAATTGTATTTGTCGTTAAGCGATTTGGAGAATGGTTCATATTGCGTATGCAAGCATTAGTCGGAGTCAGATGTAAGATTTGTGGCTGACGAGGCTGCCTGTGAGCCTTTTTTCCGGGAACCTTTGCCTTTTCGGGattttgactttttgtctCCTTTCCGTCTTTTCCACTCAATATCAGCTTCGATCTCACGGTCGGCTTCTTCCGGATCAAGCCCTTGTTCTatcaattttttccttttatttattctcttcttttcgcCAAAGTCTTGCTCatctaaattaatttcttGTTCTCTTTTCGTCACAGCAACTTGCGTCAGAATTTTGataacttctttttctgtttggcGAAAAGCAAATATAGATCAAATTAttccaaaaacaagaaacgccAAAATGAACTTTTTATACCTTTGATTTTGTATTCTAGCAGCTGCTTCGAAATACGTCCTTCAATGGCATGAAGAAGTTTAATATCATTGGGGGTGATTAGCGTCAATGCAAGGCCGCCTCTGCCAGCACGGGCTGTACGACCCACACGATGAACGTATTCTTTGGGGCTTGAAGGAACATTGTGATTAATGATCAGCTGAACTGTAGGAATATCGAGTCctgaacaaaaaggaaaatgaagtgctttaaattatttaaataggTACAGTCAATGCACTCACCTCGGCTAGCCACATCGGTAGCCACAAGAATTTTGACGGTGTTTGAACGGAATTTTGTCAACGTAGCTATCCGTTCGCGTTGGCTCATCATAGAGTGTAGGCACAAGCTTTGAAAGCCTAGTTCTAACAGCGTCATACTTAGGATTTGACAACTCCTACGAAAACACCAAAATAGTTATTGAATTAAAAACGCTTGCGgccattaaaatttatttttttacctgcaCGTGTCGGTGAAAATAATAATGGAGCCTTTTGGTTTCTCTTCTCGGAAATTTTGGACTACGTGGACCAGGTATCCATCCTTAAAATCTGCTGGCACAAGTATGTACCTTTGATCAAGCTCTTCTACGGTAGCAGTGTCTACGGGGGCCGACCACATAAATGGCTATGGATTTGCGAAATATGTTAACAATGTCAAACAAAGCCCAAGTACGTATTCCAATATTTCCTTACGTTATTCAATGCACATTCACGAAGCTTGGTCAAGGTGTCCGTAATTGTAGCACTAAAAAGCAACGTCTGCCTTTTTTCTGGTAAAGCCTGAAATATTGTCTGTAACtgtaatttttaaatcaataaataatgaaTTAGCTATATTGCAAAACTGAAGTATGCAACACATTATTTTAAGAACCTGTTCATCAAAGTTGCCTTCTAGTAGTCTGTCAGCTTCATCCATAACCAAGAACTTAATggatttaaatgaaaatgttttgcagcTTTCTAAATGATCTGCAAGTCTTTGAACAAAATATTATTGACCagaagatttttaaaaaagctatTACTACCGGCCAGGTGTTGCAATAACTATGTGTGGATGGTTTGATAGTTCTATGCCTTGTTCCATCATTCCCATTCCACCAACGACAACTGACATACGAAGGTTAATTGACTTTCCAACAATTTGGAATTGATCTGCTATCTAAATAATGCTGGACTCAGTACTGTAATCTTGAGAAAGGAAAATGGAAGCATACCTGATATGCCAATTCCCGTGTTGGAGTCAAGACCAGAGCAAATATCCCATAAGGATCTTTGCTCAGAGTTTGAACTATAGGTAACGCAAAGGCGAATGTTTTTCCACTTCCAGTTCGATCGCACCCTATGCAATCACGGCCTTCCAGTATAGGAGGTATGCAATTTGACTGGACTGGAGTTGGTTTCTCAATCCCtatcaagaacaaaaaaatgcaatctGAAATGATacccaagagaaaaaaagataagttAAGCTCGAAAGACTACCTAAAAGTTTACACTGATTGATGAGCCATTCATCGATTTTCAACGAATGAAACGTGGAAACTGTTTTAGTTGTttccatcttttattttgcagACGCACGTGagatacacaaaaaaatcgttagaaaattattttttcgtcTGTTCTCGATCTTGGCTCTAGCTTGGTTGCCTGATTTTATTAATTCAGGCTCATGGGCTTCATGCCTTCATCTTCAACTCCAATTCTTCATCCAACTAGGACAACTCTCCATTAGGATCGGTCATGTTCCATACACTTTCATCCGTCAACATCAACTCGTGAATTTTGATCTATGTTATGACACGGCTGACTGCACTACTGCAATACCAACGGTAATTACGTATCAATAACGTGGGCTGAAAATATTCCTGAAgaatcaacacacacaaaactaaaaacattCGTCTTAAAACCTTTTCTTCATCTTACCAAAATCCGCCGAACACAAGCGGATAGAGTAAAACATTGTCGTAATATCTTACAAAATAGTGGGGCAAAAGCAGCAAACATACTGCTTTACAGGTAACTTTGGAGATAATACTAGTTGGACGGCCCCTCAAGTAATAAAtgccttcttttctttatttttcgtttggccAGTTCAGATTATAGAAACTCTAGTCATTTAATTAATCTAGAGTCGGATAACAAGTTTTCACGACTTATGCGTCATTATGACTTTTGTTAACTTTGTGTTTTTCGCGGTAGATGTGGATGAGTAAATGTTTCACAGTACCATACAAATCAATGCCATCAGTACGCACCAAACAGAGGTAACATAAAACCTGAATACTTTCGCTTCGAAACAGTTAGATTCACCACTGATCTGCTAAATGTCTCTGATGCTTCGTTCCAGATTTGCCTTAATGACGCAGTACGTCATGTTGAAGCCATCGGTTCGCAGCTTTATGTCGTCAAACATGTGTACCTAATAGTCACGTTAGGTCTAATACTCTTGCGGCTTGTACGGCATCTGTGTCTGTTGACAAAACATAACAACGCAGCAAGCAAAAAAGGCATCTGTTAATGTACTCGAGATTATTTCGTTTGGACCCCGTGGATGGATTTCTGGGGCCAATTCCCATCTGACTGTTCTTGCGTTGATGCCTACTCTGtaaatatacttttttttcctcttgaatCCTGTACCATCAGTTTGACGCAATACGTAGCTCGAACAGTCCCAAACCTCTCGCTCCTCGTCTTACCCCTCCATAACGAAAGCAGCTTCTGTCTTTTCggggttctttcttttttcttcgccgTCTTATAGACTTTAATGCTAGCTTGCTAGTACAGGCTACCGTTCAAAGACTTATAATCGGATCAAACATACAccgaaagaggaaaaaaaagagagtcggACAAAATAAAGACTCGACATGTCCTCTCTTAATGCCAACTGAATATCAAAGGGGACTCTGAGATAACTTGCATATCCTCCGCCACCTATgtgttttacctttttcttcccccttCGTCGTCGAACGCAAAATCAAAAGGAAGTCGAtcagattaaaaaaaaaaaagcttcagTGGAGTAAATTGCGGACGTCTGTGACGTTACAGCCGAAAAATAGGAAGGCTACTCTAGCAAACCAAATGATGCCCACATTTTCTTTAAGTTTGAATCTCATGTCAAAACAATATCTGGCTTACGTATTCACGTATTAAAAGACAAATAGGAGACGACCGCCAGTTCAAGGATGTCATTCTGATTTCGTATCACGTGTCCCTATGTTCGCTTTATAGCGTAGCTTGTGCTAgagatgacaaaaaaaaaagtaggaaaaaaacaaatcaaaatgcagGATTGGAGCACACAAATGCGCTCAGCAGCCAAAAAGCATCTGCCACTTGAAAACGAGAACTATAGAGAACGAGTATACGTAACACAGTAGAGCGTGTCCATGATACCATTAGCATTTTCACTGGCTCTCCCTTTCTAGTtcctctctctcgtttttttttctcgatcaaGTGCCCCAAACAAACTACAAAagagcaaagagaaaaaaaaagagacacgaAGGGGAGAACCTCCCCGCTTCACTCCccgctgtaaaaaaaaaaatcgtgagtGGTGGGGAGGAGGCGTTACACGCAGATACACTTACACACAACagggaagaacaaaaaaaaaagggccgtcacaaaagaatagaaaaaaaaacagagggaAATCGTATCGAAAAGATATTGACATTCCCTAGAGGTAGAGCATAGTAGCACCTTTTGTTTCCCTGACGTAAGAGACTCCAGCTGTCAACACGGGGAGGGGATGATAACGAGATGGGTGCTACTGTTGAGTACGCATTAACTCTcttgattattattttctttttctccccacACTACCGTCAAgagatttaaaattttaaaacgattAACGTTTGGAAATTTTATATCGCTTCTAAATCGATGTTTGTGCGTTTCATAATCGCGTCTACGAGATCCGAAaactatcgaaaaaaaaatcaatgtgTGTGGAGGCAACTGCGGAGGTCCACTCGTTGtggaacacatttttcttttcttttttttctggtggtGGCGAGTTGTTGATTTATGTAACCATGACGACGGACGCGCGTGATGTGTGTCCACTGTCTAGTGGGTTGCACGGTTTGTATTCTATACACGTTACgatggagaaagaaagaaaaaaaaaactttgtggTGTATGTCCCCCGGATTGATGAACATCACGTTCCATTTACCAATTTCCATCAAGAGAATATAGCTATACAAGCTGGAATGGACTCTCCGTACAAAAGACGGGGCTACAAGCAAATGATTCGAGGTTAGATGGACTGGCATTGTAAATCGTCTTTGTTATTTCGACTGCTAGATTTCCCGTTTCAGTCTATTGATTATGATAACCAGCAGCTCGTATGTATTATTGGTCATCGATTCATTTGGCATTGTACTCTCGTACATTGATTTATTGGATCGTGTGATTCACCTGTATGAACATCCCAGTCTAAATGGAATTTTCGTACACTAACAATAACCCACAAAATCTGGGGAGGTCTTTTTCATCCAactgatttttaaatgaacacAAAACAATCTCATGAGAAAGTGAACAAGTTCTTTTGCTGCATGTACCTATCGCCCTGACggttcttttaaaaaaaaaaagtctcgtGATTATGGGGGACTATGTTGGACGTTATAAAGAATCCAGCCACTTGCAaccgaattttgtttttttgcttttggaGCGCGTGAAGTCTGCTGATTACACAATGAAGGCGCAAAAACACTAAAAAGCAAGTGCGTCTATAGACTTCACAATTGCATACGTAGGCAGCTTCGAAATGGCCAAGTTTTGCTTCAACGGAtatggtaagaaaaaaaataaataaaatagagcCATTTTCATACGAGGGGacggctgaaaaaaaaaagtgcgccGACAGACGGCCTGAGTGTTATCCAGTACTCTGACATGAAGGGCGGAGGGTCTTTTCGTTCATCCAGTAAAGCCCCATATTAcgtatgataaaaaaaatagaaagggaaacaagaacaaacaaaaaacagtcGTAACTTTGGGGGGTGTCTCTCTTATTGTGAGCCGATTGTTTTCACCTGCTGCTGTTGACGCTTTGATGGCCAAGTTTTGGGTCTCTGTTATACGTATAGGCGGTAGAGGATGGCAGAAGGCAAACATGCAGCCGAGAGGTATCGAAAACTTTTTCTCACCCACTCTTCTCCAGTGCATTTGCTGATGGTTGTAGCAGCATATTCACCTGTCTGTGTAGCTCCTGTAGGCTCCTGAGGGACGAGAGGAAGGCTAGATTAGAAAAGAACATCACGCCAACGAAGGTCTCGTCGAATGACATCTCAACTTTTCTGTACATCGTTTGATAGGCAGGTCGCCTATTTTTGCTATTGTATTGTACATTAATGAGTGTTAGATAAACAGGCAAAAATCGAATGAAATCCAAGAATAACCAGTCCATTGGAAAGCATACTACATCTTAATGTCAAGCCGCAGGTTATGCAAATCTAAGCTTATCATTAATTCCTTACGTACAGATGGGATATTGAACGTTCTAACAGGCAGAAAACAAGACAATTCCTTTCATTGACTAAGAGACTTCATCTTATGTTGGTTTAAAACCTTCCGTTAAGACTGAAGAATGAGAAATGAGCACTTCACGGGGATAATGAATACGTTGTCGCTGCACAGTAGCTTTTTCCATTTATAATTGATCAGATAGCCAAAGAGTTGTACCAGCACAGTCCAAAGACGTGAGCCGAATTCTCAGAATGGCCAACGATtgaaacaaagcaaaaacagaCAATCGTCTGCTAACAAGCATTTGTTTGCAATTCTGTATCGTCTGCTCGTTCGATTTGCAAAATCCTTTGGCTTTTGTATACCAGTAGGATATTTTGTCTGTTGATTGCATTTATTATATACAGCTTGGGAGATCCACGATGACGACAATACCTTTCTAAGCGCATCTCTTTCATAGTCCCCAGCATCCATGAAATCAACGCTGGTTGATTTGTTATTAGTGGAGCGTGTGTGTATGCGAGTTGCAATGGTTTTAATGGATCGAACGTTGAATATTCCAGTCATTAAGTGCTCTTTAGTGTAGACTAATTATCTAATAATCGTCGTGTTCACCGATAATTCATTCTCCCCCTCCCTGGCATGTGATATACTAGATACACACTGTTTGCATCTATGTTTACCACAGTGCTGAGCACAccacagaaaagaaaccaATGTGTTTTATTAACAGTCTTCTTACGTGTTTGTAGTTTAACTGTGGCCATTCAAACTTTTGTATATAGAACAATACCAAATGATGTATAAATCAGTTTAATTTTCAGGTTGTCACTACACATGCAGGCTATTTATACACAACctccaagaaagaaaagaaaaaccacaTAAATGAATATGTAAATGCGACGTTGGAGAACGACAGCAGTTTACGTCAAACCAAAAATTTGATcctttcaacttttttttcttttcaggcCCTAAGCTGAAGACTAAACAAAAATACTATAAACCataagaaagagaagaaaaaaaaacacactgCAGAGTTTGCGTATTACAGAAGCAGCTTGTGAAGAATGAAGCTGCGCGTGTGCCTGGAAATGCCGAGCATCCAGCGTATTACGGTGGGGATGGCAGTCACTTTAGGTTCATTCAATATTGAAATGAGATTGAGGTGAATGTTCCATTATCTCTGCAGGAAGCAGCGAACAGCAGCACTAAACAGCAATAGAGCCTCTTGACTCTTATCTAGCAGTCGTTCGGCTCTCttttggcttttctcttttctgaagactgtataAACTGGCGAGTCACACACAACAGTCTCGTCGGGGCGTTCCTATCAAGGAGATATAACCGACAAAAGCGAAAAGACagtggaagggaaaaaaaaaactcgctATTCTCACTGAGTGTCATTCCTCTTTTGGGAGACAACACTGGCACTTTGGTCAGATTCATTATTCATCAAGGTTTGCTGCGCTTCGCTTCTGATTTCCAGCCATATAGTGGCTGTGTGTAGCACATATTTCTATATATATTGTAATATTAGAAATGCGTGTATTATTATACGTTTCTCCGATATCTCATGTCTCTAGTCCcagctttttaaaattttctttcaaaggGATTCGATGATAATATTTGTGATTCTCTGTTTTTGGCAATGAAAatttaagagaataaaaaagaacgggAGTACATTTATAACCgaatgaaatgttttattcAGAGAAAAAGATTACTTTTCGCAGGGACGGGAACAGGCGGAGGAATATTAGAGATCGAAACAACAATCAACTGGGTGAAATATTGACGtcacaaattcattttttttttttcatttttcttttttttggttcacgTTTCCAGCCATTTAAATCAAAATAGACACACCAgagaattgaaaaataaagttaGAAACAAACCAGCATAATAGTGggataattaaaaaaaaaaaaaaaaagggaggatgaCAAGATTTCAAAACGAGGGACTTTGAACGTATAGAATAAGTCAACTTGTTGGGGAAATTGGACCCAACAGCACAATGTCTATTTCTACATTCATGGCTATTTTAATGGCatgtatatatatctttttttcccttcctcgATAATCTTGATCATATCACATGTATATTATATGGTTTGAATATGATGAATCCTAAAAGACTGAGAAAAAGAGATCAATATATATACACGTCGACACGACGGGCAGGTAATTGGGATAGGGACAATCAATAACGACGTGTGTGCAtgaaatattgaattttttgtttttgttttttgtttttatcttgtCAGTAATTcaagcttttttctttagcgGCAACGAACAAACattacaaacaacaaaatcgCACGGTAATAGAATAAAATCAGCACGACATttaccaagaaaaagaagtcgtttctaatttggaaaaaaaaacgaaaaacaaagatgaaaagagaaaaccctGTTGATTAGCGCCGAACATTACACGTTAATAAAGGTGGGAACACACACTGCGTATACCCACGTCCAGAATAGGTTTTTAGAATGGTCGTGTGTTTACCTATCGATATATATCCAATGAATTCCTATAGATTTCTTAAATATTTATAAGTAT carries:
- the LOC130689047 gene encoding probable ATP-dependent RNA helicase DDX49, which produces METTKTVSTFHSLKIDEWLINQCKLLGIEKPTPVQSNCIPPILEGRDCIGCDRTGSGKTFAFALPIVQTLSKDPYGIFALVLTPTRELAYQIADQFQIVGKSINLRMSVVVGGMGMMEQGIELSNHPHIVIATPGRLADHLESCKTFSFKSIKFLVMDEADRLLEGNFDEQLQTIFQALPEKRQTLLFSATITDTLTKLRECALNNPFMWSAPVDTATVEELDQRYILVPADFKDGYLVHVVQNFREEKPKGSIIIFTDTCRSCQILSMTLLELGFQSLCLHSMMSQRERIATLTKFRSNTVKILVATDVASRGLDIPTVQLIINHNVPSSPKEYVHRVGRTARAGRGGLALTLITPNDIKLLHAIEGRISKQLLEYKIKEKEVIKILTQVAVTKREQEINLDEQDFGEKKRINKRKKLIEQGLDPEEADREIEADIEWKRRKGDKKSKSRKGKGSRKKGSQAASSATNLTSDSD